One Acutalibacter muris DNA window includes the following coding sequences:
- a CDS encoding sugar phosphate isomerase/epimerase family protein: protein MKLGIIMPPKPESFQQAKSLGLDFVEFDCNPTSFFGVPVSELEAGKEELKAASESTGVEVGAVGRWASPVLGPNGEPDPDEWAQVKAVIDFGAYLGAKHYLCSVNYVQELSYYKNITAAIKILNEIVAYAKERGMETAIVNCMMGGNYIRTPEQWKLVLSEVPGLGIKYDPSHSFVHGGQNGAYLEEGLEWGAHFKYCHVKGVIQRGDSQEPEHWALRDFAMAHPELKDELLAKAFGPDNSYDNPPAGIDVINWRAFFALLYKYGYDGYLAIEPHSATWRGDKGEKGVKYTIKYIRDLMILD, encoded by the coding sequence ATGAAACTAGGCATTATCATGCCGCCAAAACCCGAGAGCTTCCAGCAGGCCAAGTCCTTAGGCCTTGACTTCGTGGAGTTCGACTGCAACCCCACAAGCTTCTTCGGCGTGCCGGTGTCCGAGCTGGAGGCCGGCAAGGAGGAGCTGAAGGCCGCCAGCGAGTCCACCGGCGTTGAGGTGGGCGCGGTAGGCCGCTGGGCCAGCCCGGTGCTGGGCCCCAACGGCGAGCCCGACCCCGACGAGTGGGCCCAGGTCAAGGCCGTTATCGACTTTGGCGCGTACCTGGGGGCCAAGCACTATCTGTGCAGCGTGAACTACGTGCAGGAGCTCAGCTACTATAAGAACATCACGGCGGCCATCAAAATTCTCAATGAGATAGTGGCCTACGCCAAAGAGCGTGGCATGGAGACCGCCATCGTCAACTGCATGATGGGCGGCAACTACATCCGCACCCCCGAGCAGTGGAAGCTGGTTCTAAGCGAGGTGCCGGGGCTGGGCATCAAGTACGACCCCTCCCACAGCTTTGTCCACGGCGGCCAGAACGGCGCGTACCTGGAGGAGGGCCTGGAGTGGGGCGCCCACTTCAAATACTGCCACGTGAAGGGCGTTATACAGAGGGGCGACTCTCAGGAGCCCGAGCACTGGGCCCTCCGCGACTTCGCCATGGCTCACCCGGAGCTTAAAGACGAGCTGCTGGCTAAAGCCTTCGGCCCGGACAACTCCTATGACAACCCCCCTGCGGGCATCGATGTGATAAACTGGCGGGCCTTCTTCGCCCTTCTCTACAAGTACGGTTATGACGGCTATCTTGCCATCGAGCCCCACTCCGCCACCTGGCGCGGCGACAAGGGCGAGAAGGGCGTTAAGTACACCATCAAGTATATCCGCGATTTGATGATTTTGGATTAA
- a CDS encoding helix-turn-helix domain-containing protein: MPVDPIKVGRHIHALRRARDLTQNQLGELLHISFQAVSKWERGETLPDVNLLPDLAEVLSTTVDNILNGGERPMKTPEQYTRTATIAQMREGIDCFERIGELLGKGSFFYKGAIGGVNLKMNTDLEEGLADDYLRECFIAEAAIQAMMDGAYFSPEDIEHGFVHEHWRDVLKEYAKKYGIE; encoded by the coding sequence ATGCCAGTTGACCCCATAAAAGTAGGGCGGCACATCCACGCCCTGCGCAGGGCCCGGGACCTGACTCAGAACCAGCTGGGGGAGCTGCTCCACATCTCCTTCCAGGCCGTCAGCAAGTGGGAGCGGGGGGAGACCCTCCCGGATGTGAACCTGCTGCCAGACCTGGCAGAGGTGCTGTCCACGACAGTTGACAATATTCTTAACGGAGGTGAAAGACCTATGAAAACACCCGAACAGTACACACGCACGGCCACTATAGCCCAGATGCGCGAGGGCATCGACTGCTTTGAGCGCATAGGGGAGCTTTTGGGGAAGGGGAGCTTCTTCTATAAGGGAGCCATCGGTGGCGTGAACCTTAAGATGAACACTGACCTGGAGGAGGGCCTGGCGGATGACTACCTGCGCGAGTGCTTTATAGCAGAGGCGGCCATCCAGGCAATGATGGATGGGGCGTATTTCAGTCCGGAGGACATCGAGCATGGGTTTGTGCATGAGCACTGGAGGGATGTGCTGAAGGAGTATGCTAAGAAGTATGGGATAGAGTAG
- a CDS encoding histidine phosphatase family protein — protein MKLLIVRHGDPDYSIDSLTEKGWREAHYLADRLTKTPADFYYCSPLGRAQDTAKETMERLHRSYEVLPWLREFQTAIHRPDVPDRLMNCWDWLPGDWAEVPEFHRQADWLTHPAMEEGNVRREYDWVISGLDELLLRHGYRREGNLYKVEQGNNDAIVLFCHFGVESVLLSRLINLPPMLIWHGMAAAPTSVTTVVTEERREGTAYFRMTAFGDTSHLYANGEPPAFAARFVEKWGNPGERVD, from the coding sequence ATGAAACTTCTTATCGTGCGCCACGGCGACCCGGACTACAGCATAGACTCCCTGACCGAAAAGGGCTGGCGGGAGGCCCACTACCTTGCGGATAGGCTTACAAAAACACCCGCCGACTTCTACTACTGCTCGCCTCTGGGCCGGGCGCAGGATACGGCCAAGGAGACAATGGAAAGACTTCATAGGAGCTATGAGGTCCTTCCTTGGCTCCGGGAATTCCAGACGGCTATACATAGGCCCGACGTGCCCGACCGGCTGATGAACTGTTGGGACTGGCTGCCCGGCGACTGGGCAGAGGTGCCAGAGTTCCACCGGCAGGCTGACTGGCTTACCCACCCCGCCATGGAGGAGGGGAACGTCAGGAGGGAGTACGACTGGGTCATAAGCGGCCTGGACGAGCTCCTCCTCCGCCACGGCTACAGGCGGGAGGGAAACCTCTATAAGGTGGAGCAGGGAAACAACGACGCCATAGTGCTGTTCTGCCACTTCGGGGTGGAGTCGGTGCTATTGAGTCGGCTGATAAACCTCCCGCCCATGCTCATCTGGCACGGTATGGCGGCAGCCCCTACGTCGGTGACCACGGTGGTGACAGAGGAGCGCCGGGAGGGCACGGCCTACTTTAGGATGACGGCCTTCGGGGACACGTCGCACCTATATGCAAACGGCGAGCCGCCAGCCTTTGCGGCGCGGTTTGTTGAGAAGTGGGGGAACCCCGGGGAGCGAGTAGATTGA
- a CDS encoding GNAT family N-acetyltransferase codes for MWREISAGSGLVHSGYRYKLIGNYGFEVETVISIRNYQDMDWDSVSSIHDRARRLELELAGLKEAFLPLRIAAEREGLFDYPGLYVAEEKGTVIGFAACTEDELAWLYVAPEKMRRGVGRSLSQYAMKMHPGIRYIEALKGNVPVLKLYESLGFRLKGIEEGKMPGNESFTVQVYSLERTV; via the coding sequence ATGTGGAGGGAAATATCCGCCGGGAGCGGGCTGGTCCACAGCGGGTATCGTTATAAACTGATAGGGAACTATGGATTTGAGGTGGAAACTGTGATAAGTATCAGAAATTACCAGGATATGGATTGGGACTCTGTCAGCAGCATTCATGACAGAGCAAGAAGGCTGGAGCTGGAACTTGCCGGTCTGAAGGAGGCCTTTTTGCCGTTAAGGATCGCCGCAGAACGGGAGGGCCTGTTTGATTATCCTGGCCTTTACGTAGCGGAAGAGAAGGGCACGGTAATCGGCTTTGCGGCCTGCACGGAGGACGAGCTTGCGTGGCTGTACGTTGCTCCCGAAAAGATGCGCCGTGGAGTCGGACGCAGCCTTTCCCAATATGCCATGAAAATGCATCCCGGAATCAGGTATATTGAAGCGCTTAAAGGCAATGTGCCGGTACTAAAGCTGTATGAAAGCCTTGGGTTCAGGCTTAAAGGGATCGAAGAAGGAAAAATGCCGGGGAATGAATCGTTTACTGTTCAAGTATATTCATTGGAAAGAACAGTGTAA
- a CDS encoding metallophosphoesterase, giving the protein MKKPGFRKKLLAFAGAALLALIVWTLWGNTAMMVTNITVKAPREVSGLRIAHVSDLHNAEFGAGNRELLGLLAEQEPDLIAVTGDLVDSRHTDMNTALSFVGEAVEIAPVYYVPGNHEARLSDYGELRAGLEAAGAVVLEDRAVKYMGANLIGLSDPDFALLGDIFGEVPAMTRAKLSELTDPGGYNLLLSHRPEHFETYKDSGIDLVLTGHAHGGQFRLPFIGGLIAPNQGFFPKYDSGLYTDGRTNMVVSRGLGNSIIPLRFNNRPEIVIVELVEE; this is encoded by the coding sequence GTGAAGAAGCCGGGTTTTAGGAAGAAGCTGCTGGCCTTTGCGGGAGCCGCCCTGCTGGCGCTTATAGTGTGGACCCTCTGGGGGAACACCGCGATGATGGTCACGAATATCACGGTGAAAGCCCCCAGGGAGGTCTCCGGCCTGCGGATAGCCCACGTCTCCGACCTGCACAATGCGGAGTTCGGGGCGGGGAACCGGGAGCTTCTCGGGCTGCTGGCAGAGCAGGAGCCTGACCTTATCGCCGTCACCGGGGACCTTGTGGACTCAAGACATACGGACATGAACACAGCCCTGAGCTTTGTGGGGGAGGCGGTGGAAATTGCCCCGGTGTATTATGTGCCCGGCAACCACGAGGCGCGGCTTTCGGATTATGGAGAGCTCCGGGCCGGCCTTGAGGCGGCGGGAGCCGTGGTGCTGGAGGACCGGGCCGTGAAGTACATGGGGGCGAACCTTATCGGCCTTTCGGACCCGGACTTCGCCCTTTTGGGGGATATCTTCGGGGAGGTCCCGGCCATGACAAGGGCAAAGCTCTCAGAGCTTACGGACCCTGGAGGCTATAACCTCCTGCTCTCCCATAGGCCGGAGCATTTTGAGACCTATAAAGACAGCGGCATAGACCTGGTCCTCACCGGCCACGCCCACGGCGGACAGTTCCGGCTGCCCTTTATCGGCGGGCTTATAGCTCCTAATCAGGGCTTTTTCCCAAAGTATGACTCCGGGCTCTATACGGACGGCCGGACAAATATGGTGGTCAGCCGGGGGCTTGGGAACAGTATTATACCCCTGCGCTTTAACAACAGGCCGGAGATAGTAATAGTTGAGCTTGTGGAGGAATGA
- a CDS encoding Tex family protein codes for MDKIIETLSKELNVRPEHAGAVVSLLDEGNTVPFIARYRKEQHGTMDDQTIRTLADRLQYLRGLEQRKNEVIAAVTALEKLTPELESAVMNAATMAEVEDLYRPYRPKRRTRAGIAREKGLEPLAKLLFTGLDDDGKITKESAESLAGGYIDPEKDVNTIEEALQGAKDIIAEDLSDDAEIRKKLRERIQQGGALKSSANTEEDTVYRLYYDFQESLKKLQSHQILAMDRGEREGVLKVSVLSGEFGPVQVMLQKVYSRHPFMELLREVAEDAWDRLIFPSLEREIRKELTERAAEQAIHTFALNLRPLLMQPPVKSKVTLGFDPAYRTGCKLAVVDGTGKVLETAVIYPTKPHNQTEKSKAVLKKLCDKHKVECIAIGNGTASRESEIFISEFIKEYPSNLSYMVVSEAGASVYSASKLGAEEFPDFDVSLRSAVSIARRLQDPLAELVKIDPKAIGVGQYQHDMPQARLSETLDGVVEDCVNAVGVDLNTASPSLLRRVAGITPTVAKNVTVYREENGSFKTRRELLKVPKLGPKAFEQCAGFLRVPESRQVLDRTAVHPESYKAAEKLLEICGYTLKDVGSLFELDKRLKELGTDKAAEACGVGVPTLRDIAAELQKPGRDPRDQLPPPILRTDVMDIADLKPGMKLTGTVRNVVDFGAFVDIGVHQDGLVHISQLSDRFVRDPSLVVKVGDIVEVTVLEVDERKKRISLSMKKQAQ; via the coding sequence ATGGACAAGATTATAGAGACCCTCTCAAAGGAGCTGAACGTCCGCCCGGAGCACGCCGGGGCCGTTGTAAGCCTGCTGGACGAAGGCAATACCGTTCCCTTCATCGCCCGATACCGTAAGGAGCAGCACGGCACCATGGACGACCAGACCATACGCACCTTGGCGGACAGATTACAGTACCTTCGCGGCCTTGAGCAGCGCAAGAACGAGGTGATAGCTGCGGTTACGGCCCTTGAGAAGCTTACCCCGGAGCTGGAGAGCGCCGTTATGAACGCCGCCACCATGGCCGAGGTGGAGGACCTCTACCGGCCCTACCGCCCCAAGCGCCGCACCAGGGCCGGCATAGCCAGAGAGAAGGGGCTGGAGCCCCTTGCGAAGCTCCTTTTCACCGGCCTTGATGATGACGGGAAAATCACCAAAGAGAGTGCGGAAAGCCTTGCGGGGGGGTATATAGACCCGGAAAAGGACGTAAATACTATTGAGGAGGCCCTGCAGGGGGCCAAGGACATTATCGCCGAGGACCTGTCGGACGACGCGGAGATACGCAAGAAGCTTCGGGAGCGCATACAGCAGGGCGGCGCGCTGAAATCCTCGGCGAATACGGAGGAGGACACGGTCTATAGGCTGTACTACGACTTCCAGGAATCTCTGAAGAAGCTCCAGAGCCACCAGATACTTGCTATGGACCGGGGCGAGCGGGAGGGGGTGCTGAAGGTGTCGGTGCTGTCCGGGGAGTTCGGGCCGGTGCAGGTGATGCTGCAAAAGGTCTACTCCCGGCACCCCTTTATGGAGCTGCTGCGGGAGGTGGCGGAGGATGCCTGGGACAGGCTCATCTTCCCGTCCCTTGAGCGGGAGATCAGAAAGGAGCTGACCGAGCGGGCGGCGGAGCAGGCCATACACACCTTCGCATTAAATCTGCGGCCCCTTCTCATGCAGCCGCCGGTGAAATCCAAGGTGACCCTGGGCTTTGACCCGGCCTATAGGACCGGCTGCAAGCTGGCGGTGGTGGACGGCACCGGCAAGGTGCTGGAGACCGCCGTCATATACCCCACAAAGCCCCATAACCAGACGGAGAAATCCAAAGCGGTGCTGAAAAAGCTCTGTGATAAGCACAAGGTAGAGTGCATAGCCATCGGCAACGGTACGGCCAGCCGGGAGTCGGAAATATTTATAAGCGAGTTCATAAAGGAGTACCCGAGTAATCTGTCGTACATGGTGGTCAGCGAGGCGGGGGCCTCGGTGTATTCAGCGTCGAAGCTGGGGGCCGAGGAGTTCCCGGACTTCGACGTAAGCCTGCGTTCGGCGGTGTCCATCGCAAGGCGGCTGCAGGACCCTCTTGCCGAGCTTGTGAAGATAGACCCCAAGGCCATCGGTGTGGGGCAGTACCAGCATGATATGCCCCAGGCCCGGCTTTCGGAGACTTTGGACGGCGTGGTGGAGGACTGCGTGAACGCAGTGGGGGTGGATCTGAACACGGCGTCGCCCTCGCTGCTCAGAAGGGTGGCGGGGATAACCCCCACGGTGGCCAAAAACGTTACGGTGTACCGGGAGGAGAACGGCAGCTTCAAGACCCGGCGGGAGCTCTTAAAAGTCCCCAAGCTGGGCCCAAAGGCCTTCGAGCAGTGCGCGGGCTTTTTAAGGGTGCCCGAGAGCAGGCAGGTGCTGGACCGCACCGCCGTGCACCCGGAGTCCTACAAAGCCGCGGAGAAGCTCCTTGAGATATGCGGGTACACTTTAAAGGACGTGGGCAGCCTGTTTGAGCTGGATAAGCGTCTGAAAGAGCTGGGTACTGATAAAGCCGCCGAGGCCTGCGGCGTGGGCGTGCCCACTCTTAGGGACATCGCGGCAGAGCTCCAGAAGCCCGGCCGGGACCCCCGTGACCAGCTGCCCCCGCCAATTCTCAGGACAGACGTGATGGATATAGCGGACCTGAAGCCCGGCATGAAGCTCACCGGCACGGTGCGCAACGTGGTGGACTTTGGGGCCTTTGTGGATATCGGCGTGCACCAGGACGGACTTGTACACATCTCCCAGCTTTCAGATAGGTTCGTCAGGGACCCTAGCCTTGTGGTGAAGGTTGGCGACATTGTAGAGGTGACGGTGCTGGAGGTGGACGAGAGGAAGAAGCGCATCTCCCTGAGCATGAAGAAGCAGGCCCAGTGA
- a CDS encoding RNHCP domain-containing protein, with translation MNREIKRRRAQGGYYMDHPNTESFTCKACGHLVTPEEAGTQHRNHCPNCLSSLHVDNEPGDRAADCGGVMEPISVWVRNNGEWAIIHRCKRCGALSSNRVAADDNPLKLMSIALRPLAEPPFPIERIKELSDLLAGEQDPEDE, from the coding sequence ATGAACCGGGAGATAAAGCGCAGGAGAGCCCAGGGCGGCTACTATATGGACCACCCCAATACCGAGAGCTTCACCTGCAAGGCCTGCGGGCATTTGGTCACCCCAGAGGAGGCCGGCACCCAGCACCGAAACCACTGCCCCAACTGCCTCTCGAGCCTGCACGTGGACAACGAGCCCGGGGACCGGGCGGCGGACTGTGGGGGCGTAATGGAGCCCATAAGCGTATGGGTCAGGAATAACGGCGAGTGGGCCATCATCCACCGCTGTAAGCGCTGCGGCGCCCTCAGCTCCAACCGGGTGGCCGCCGACGATAACCCTCTAAAGCTCATGTCCATCGCCCTTCGACCCTTAGCGGAGCCCCCCTTTCCCATTGAGCGGATAAAGGAGCTCTCAGATTTGCTGGCCGGGGAACAGGACCCGGAGGATGAATAA
- a CDS encoding PQQ-binding-like beta-propeller repeat protein, with translation MNKPAERIADLGGAVADFAVAGPRIDCIFGRELLKLDKNTGDILLRRTVFEKDGLSRKLIARGGELFVYDFCTLHIFRREDFEPLWSRQLGEDLSSDICGMAVDKNAVYCSIRNGKLMALDRQSYLMRENLVSGSSMWSVKVYGNGLLCGTVNGKLLDIDKSSLTVKRELALGKKNIASLLAGGGILYAAGQDGRLFKIDPDTLEVLAQVKNAHKKMFRLAGVYGDAIITVSHPCSEIAFWDRGSMERTQLLSVPLKLSGRAVIDVDRLYISSRNIPGIDMLRLDLTN, from the coding sequence ATGAATAAGCCCGCGGAACGGATAGCGGACCTGGGCGGGGCCGTGGCGGATTTTGCCGTGGCCGGGCCGCGTATAGACTGTATCTTCGGCAGGGAGCTATTGAAGCTTGACAAGAATACCGGGGATATCCTGCTCAGACGGACCGTTTTTGAGAAGGACGGACTGTCAAGAAAGCTAATTGCCCGCGGCGGAGAGCTGTTCGTCTATGATTTCTGCACGCTGCATATTTTCCGGCGGGAGGATTTCGAGCCCCTCTGGAGCCGGCAGCTGGGAGAGGACCTGAGCTCCGATATCTGCGGCATGGCCGTGGACAAGAACGCCGTCTACTGCTCCATCCGAAACGGAAAGCTTATGGCCCTTGACAGGCAGTCATACTTGATGAGGGAAAACCTGGTCTCCGGCAGCAGCATGTGGAGCGTAAAGGTTTATGGCAATGGTCTCCTATGCGGGACGGTGAACGGAAAACTGCTGGACATTGATAAGAGCAGCTTAACCGTTAAAAGGGAGCTGGCACTGGGGAAGAAGAACATCGCCAGCCTGCTTGCCGGCGGCGGTATTCTCTACGCCGCCGGGCAGGACGGCAGGCTCTTTAAAATCGACCCGGATACCCTTGAGGTACTGGCGCAGGTCAAGAACGCCCACAAAAAGATGTTCCGTCTTGCGGGGGTGTATGGAGACGCGATTATTACGGTCTCACATCCCTGCTCGGAGATTGCCTTCTGGGACCGGGGCAGCATGGAGAGGACACAGCTTCTTAGCGTGCCGCTGAAGCTTTCAGGAAGGGCTGTTATAGACGTGGATCGCCTGTACATTTCCTCCCGGAACATACCGGGGATAGATATGCTCAGGCTGGACCTGACAAACTGA
- a CDS encoding glycoside hydrolase family 2 TIM barrel-domain containing protein, with protein sequence MKITTRYHEDPYALHIGTEPPRAYYLPQTPDRRPSVINLNGEWAFHYFDSFLDAVDMDGNVKEPELCPLQVPSCWQCMGWGRHMYTNVRFPIPCDPPYVPEENPCGLYERRFDLKKGESARYFLNFEGVDSCFYLWVNGDFQGYSQVSHSTSEFEITDKLTDGENVISALVLQWCDGTYLEDQDKLRMSGIFRDVYILERPAAFLKDFFVKESFNDDFSHADITVELTVDGAAQVTGTLFAPDGTELASSGPAADKLCFSVDNPVLWNAENPAQYTLVLSTGDEVIEQKVGLRRIEIKDDVVYLNGVNIKFRGVNRHDSDPVTGYTISREQALRDMLLMKQHNVNAIRTSHYPNAPWFNQLASELGFYVIGEADLESHGFATRYEGRFGKDHLDTYPDAMDDPQFKEAIVDRSQRNVHRDKNNAAVVIWSLGNESGWGENGEAAGRWVKEYDPSRLLHYEGNMTYHKERKPDFSMIDLYSRMYAPTAAQDHPWFKKASIDEYFDGVEIDENWNGRRPPYILCEYIHAMGNGPGDAEDYQQLIMKHDGFVGGFVWEWCDHAVYGGQTPDNRPIYRYGGDHEEFPHDGNFCMDGLVYPDRTPHTGLIEFKNVIRPIRVRKTGENTFVLHNYRDFTNANDFAELSFEVMKDGKIIASGKLDMPSIEPHGEAEITVDGLPKDGDSTVTFIYTAKAGVPILELGHPLGFDEIVLSEEKQALPAVAEGKVEISETNRVIAVNGPGFRYELCRQTGLWNQLSYENKSLFTRPMDWNLFRAPLDNDQYLSGKWRESGLDRVTPRVYSIKAENAENGAAVITLEVGIAALIVSPFVKAKVIWTVDAFGHIACSMDCERDMKFGGFLPRFGMRMFLPKAFSEAKYFGYGPFESYSDKHRASRLGIYSSAVKDMTEHYLKPQENGSHYACRWASVTDGCFRLCAASPDTFSVNISNYTQEELTNKKHDYELTPADETIMCLDYKMSGVGSNSCGPVLLEKYQLKEEKFSFTFGLAPSRK encoded by the coding sequence ATGAAGATCACCACCCGCTATCATGAGGACCCCTATGCCCTGCACATCGGCACGGAGCCCCCAAGAGCCTACTACCTGCCCCAGACCCCGGACCGCCGCCCAAGCGTCATAAACCTTAATGGAGAGTGGGCCTTCCACTATTTTGACTCCTTCTTAGACGCCGTCGATATGGACGGCAACGTGAAGGAGCCTGAGCTCTGCCCCCTCCAGGTGCCCTCCTGCTGGCAGTGCATGGGCTGGGGCCGGCATATGTACACCAACGTCCGTTTCCCCATCCCCTGCGACCCGCCCTATGTGCCCGAGGAGAACCCCTGCGGCCTGTATGAGCGCCGCTTTGATTTGAAAAAGGGTGAAAGCGCCCGGTATTTCCTCAACTTCGAGGGTGTTGACTCCTGCTTCTACCTGTGGGTGAACGGCGACTTCCAGGGCTACAGCCAGGTGTCACACAGCACCTCCGAATTCGAGATAACCGATAAGCTCACAGACGGGGAGAACGTCATAAGCGCCCTTGTGCTCCAGTGGTGCGACGGCACATACCTTGAGGACCAGGACAAGCTCAGGATGAGCGGCATCTTCCGGGACGTGTACATTTTAGAGCGACCCGCCGCTTTCCTTAAAGACTTCTTCGTCAAGGAGAGCTTTAACGACGACTTCTCCCATGCGGACATTACCGTTGAGCTCACAGTGGACGGCGCGGCCCAGGTCACCGGCACCCTCTTTGCCCCCGACGGCACAGAGCTTGCAAGCTCCGGCCCCGCCGCCGATAAGCTCTGCTTCTCCGTCGACAATCCCGTCCTCTGGAACGCCGAGAACCCGGCGCAGTACACCCTTGTGCTCTCCACCGGCGATGAAGTTATCGAGCAGAAGGTGGGCCTTAGGAGGATCGAGATAAAGGACGACGTTGTGTACCTCAACGGCGTGAACATCAAGTTCAGGGGCGTGAACCGCCACGACAGCGACCCGGTCACCGGCTATACCATCAGCCGGGAGCAGGCCCTTCGGGATATGCTCCTTATGAAGCAGCATAACGTCAACGCCATACGCACCAGCCACTACCCCAACGCCCCCTGGTTCAACCAGCTGGCAAGCGAGCTGGGCTTCTATGTTATCGGCGAGGCGGATCTGGAGAGCCACGGCTTTGCCACCCGCTATGAGGGCCGCTTCGGCAAGGACCACCTGGATACCTATCCCGACGCCATGGACGACCCCCAATTCAAGGAGGCCATCGTCGACCGCAGCCAGCGGAACGTCCACCGGGACAAGAACAACGCGGCAGTGGTCATCTGGTCCCTCGGAAACGAGAGCGGCTGGGGCGAGAACGGCGAGGCCGCCGGACGCTGGGTCAAGGAGTACGACCCGAGCCGCCTGCTGCACTACGAGGGCAATATGACCTATCATAAGGAGCGCAAGCCCGACTTCTCCATGATAGACCTCTACAGCCGTATGTACGCCCCCACCGCGGCCCAGGACCATCCCTGGTTCAAGAAGGCCTCCATCGATGAGTATTTTGACGGGGTTGAGATAGACGAGAATTGGAACGGCCGCAGGCCCCCCTATATCCTCTGCGAGTACATCCACGCCATGGGCAACGGCCCCGGGGACGCCGAGGACTATCAGCAGCTCATCATGAAGCACGACGGCTTCGTGGGCGGCTTTGTGTGGGAGTGGTGCGACCACGCGGTGTACGGCGGGCAGACCCCCGACAACCGGCCCATCTACCGCTATGGCGGCGACCACGAGGAGTTCCCCCACGACGGCAACTTCTGTATGGACGGCCTGGTCTATCCCGACCGCACGCCCCATACTGGGCTTATCGAATTCAAGAACGTGATACGGCCCATAAGGGTCAGGAAAACCGGGGAGAACACCTTTGTCCTGCACAACTACCGTGACTTTACAAACGCCAATGACTTCGCGGAGCTGAGCTTCGAGGTCATGAAGGACGGCAAGATAATCGCCTCCGGCAAGCTGGATATGCCCTCCATAGAGCCCCACGGCGAGGCCGAAATTACTGTGGACGGACTGCCAAAGGACGGCGACAGCACCGTGACCTTCATCTATACCGCCAAGGCCGGCGTACCCATCCTGGAGCTCGGCCACCCGCTGGGCTTTGACGAGATAGTGCTCTCCGAGGAGAAGCAGGCCCTGCCCGCCGTGGCGGAGGGCAAGGTGGAAATAAGCGAGACCAACCGGGTGATAGCCGTCAACGGTCCCGGCTTCAGGTATGAGCTCTGCCGCCAGACCGGCCTTTGGAACCAGCTCTCCTATGAGAACAAGTCCCTCTTTACCCGTCCCATGGACTGGAACCTCTTTAGGGCTCCCCTGGATAACGACCAGTACCTCTCCGGCAAATGGAGGGAGTCCGGGCTTGACCGCGTGACCCCCAGGGTCTACAGCATCAAGGCAGAAAACGCGGAGAACGGCGCGGCGGTGATAACCCTGGAGGTGGGCATAGCGGCCCTTATCGTGTCTCCCTTCGTAAAGGCCAAGGTTATTTGGACAGTGGACGCCTTTGGACATATTGCCTGTTCCATGGACTGCGAGCGCGACATGAAATTCGGTGGGTTCCTCCCCAGGTTCGGTATGCGTATGTTCCTGCCCAAGGCCTTCTCTGAGGCAAAATACTTCGGCTATGGCCCCTTCGAGAGCTACAGCGACAAGCACCGGGCCTCCCGCCTTGGCATATACAGCTCCGCTGTAAAGGACATGACCGAGCACTATCTGAAACCCCAGGAGAACGGCTCCCACTACGCCTGCCGCTGGGCCAGCGTCACCGACGGCTGCTTCAGGCTCTGCGCCGCGTCCCCGGACACCTTCTCGGTGAATATCTCCAACTACACCCAGGAGGAGCTTACCAATAAGAAGCACGACTATGAACTGACCCCGGCGGACGAGACTATAATGTGCCTGGATTATAAGATGAGCGGCGTGGGCTCCAACAGCTGCGGGCCGGTGCTGCTTGAGAAATACCAGCTTAAAGAGGAGAAGTTCTCCTTCACCTTCGGGCTGGCCCCCTCCCGCAAATGA